In Bacteroidia bacterium, a genomic segment contains:
- a CDS encoding tetratricopeptide repeat protein, whose product MKKLILSFLFIIPIFVLDLKAQLSPYFEFQYLYDDATELFDKKKFGAAQKKVDAFLLAEQNIRGEDRDNDLHANARFIQAVSAYHLDRNDAVSLMEQYIFEFDENTKAALMGYYLGKYHFDHKKYGLAIQPLVNAYNSGALPQDQLTEAMFILAYAYFKEGNNSQAIHYFELVSTTENKYKEDALYYRAVILYQDQEYNEAYFAFKDLTTSKKYGEETQVYLANTMLKLKKYDELYILADDLIARPRVKGKDAQIYYIVANASFERYDYPRTTEFFGQYVTNKGKMNRTDYFRYGFAQYKQDKYADAVPNFQKALIQIQTDSLTQVASYYLGFCYLKLKDNENAKIAFQKASQGESSGNKEISQDALYQYAKVAFATGDYSNALKALTSFAERYPRAAYIDEIQSMIGETYLMTRDYPRSIKYFESVPRNTSRAKKAYQLVCYYYGLDLYERGGFESAVPFFQKAIANDFDKDMAVSAQYWLAEATYRNENTKGALSAYNTYLGMKGAAANEYYANAYYGQGWAYFKEKNYTAARQAFDSFIQKGGRTAEKNLIVDAHLRAGDCLFLQRNYAGATNYYQQVINFRYTQGDYAYYQLGEAAYRQSNYQKSVENFDLLIKTFRTSDLRDDALDRISEVYATWIKNNAQAIKYSKMLVEEYPKSPLAADGYNRLALASYNAGDTDGAIRYFKKVVTDYASDKKNAQSALDNLAGLVSESEFDKILRDYRNQNPNMDNNLAQLVFNTGKDRFFAMNYSSAVDQFTTYINDYKNGPDYFESLIFRARAYRELGKFISALDDYKQIYTATTRNDFSNIALLEAAEIKYEQKDYTQSLQLYQTLDLQAGKLENKVQAKFGVAKNYRALGDYKLAQDALVQIANNNEVAVYSRTKAQVEIGQCQYLAGQLQSAKETFAKVEQEFKNAFGAESQYMITKILFDQGKQFQAKGQNDLATGKFEEVKDAAIYMANNYSSFNYEKAKTFIVAASAYYELGNVFQAKGTLESLINEAPYDDVKAEARKILAEIQAKEGGN is encoded by the coding sequence ATGAAGAAACTTATTCTGTCCTTCCTGTTCATTATTCCCATATTTGTTTTGGATCTGAAGGCCCAGCTTTCTCCCTACTTTGAGTTTCAGTATCTGTATGATGATGCTACGGAACTTTTTGACAAGAAAAAGTTTGGCGCCGCCCAAAAAAAAGTAGATGCTTTTCTCCTGGCTGAGCAAAACATCCGTGGGGAAGATCGCGACAACGATCTCCACGCCAACGCGCGTTTTATCCAGGCAGTGAGTGCCTACCACCTCGATCGAAACGATGCGGTGTCGCTGATGGAGCAATATATTTTCGAATTTGACGAAAATACTAAAGCTGCCCTGATGGGTTATTATCTGGGCAAATATCATTTTGACCATAAAAAATACGGCTTGGCTATTCAGCCGCTGGTGAATGCCTACAATTCCGGGGCTCTCCCCCAGGACCAGCTGACGGAGGCCATGTTTATTTTGGCTTATGCCTATTTTAAAGAAGGCAACAATAGCCAGGCAATCCACTATTTTGAGCTTGTCTCCACTACCGAAAACAAGTATAAGGAAGACGCCCTCTATTACCGGGCAGTTATCCTCTATCAGGATCAGGAATATAATGAGGCCTATTTCGCATTCAAAGACCTGACCACTTCGAAAAAGTATGGGGAAGAGACGCAGGTATATCTCGCCAATACCATGCTTAAACTCAAAAAGTATGACGAATTGTACATTCTGGCTGATGACCTGATTGCCCGTCCGCGGGTAAAAGGCAAAGATGCGCAGATTTACTATATCGTCGCTAATGCCAGTTTCGAAAGATATGACTATCCCCGTACGACAGAGTTTTTTGGCCAGTACGTAACAAATAAGGGAAAGATGAACCGTACCGATTATTTTCGATACGGTTTTGCCCAATATAAACAGGACAAATATGCTGATGCTGTCCCCAATTTTCAGAAGGCGCTGATCCAGATCCAGACAGACTCGCTGACTCAGGTCGCATCCTACTATCTGGGATTTTGTTATTTGAAACTCAAAGACAATGAAAACGCAAAAATCGCCTTCCAGAAAGCTTCTCAGGGTGAATCTTCTGGCAATAAGGAAATCAGCCAGGATGCGCTGTACCAGTATGCAAAGGTCGCATTTGCGACAGGCGACTATTCAAATGCGCTGAAAGCCCTGACTTCCTTTGCCGAAAGGTATCCAAGGGCTGCCTATATCGACGAAATCCAATCGATGATCGGAGAGACCTATCTGATGACCCGCGACTATCCCCGGTCTATCAAATACTTCGAATCCGTGCCACGCAACACCTCCCGCGCAAAAAAAGCCTATCAGCTGGTATGTTATTATTATGGTCTCGATCTCTATGAAAGAGGAGGATTTGAAAGCGCCGTCCCATTTTTCCAGAAAGCCATTGCCAATGATTTTGATAAAGATATGGCGGTGAGTGCGCAGTACTGGCTCGCCGAAGCCACATATCGCAATGAAAATACCAAAGGAGCGCTTTCTGCCTACAATACCTATCTCGGGATGAAAGGCGCTGCTGCCAATGAATACTACGCCAATGCCTACTATGGACAGGGTTGGGCGTATTTTAAAGAGAAAAATTATACCGCCGCCCGCCAGGCTTTTGATAGTTTTATTCAGAAAGGTGGCCGTACAGCAGAAAAAAATCTGATCGTTGATGCACACCTTCGTGCCGGAGACTGTCTGTTTCTCCAGCGCAATTATGCCGGCGCTACCAATTACTATCAGCAGGTGATCAACTTCCGCTATACGCAGGGAGATTATGCTTATTATCAGTTGGGTGAAGCGGCTTACCGCCAGAGCAATTATCAGAAGTCCGTGGAAAACTTTGACCTGCTGATCAAAACTTTCCGCACCTCTGACCTTCGCGATGATGCGCTTGACCGCATTTCCGAGGTTTATGCAACCTGGATAAAAAACAACGCCCAGGCGATTAAATATTCCAAAATGCTGGTGGAGGAATACCCCAAAAGTCCGCTTGCAGCAGATGGTTACAACCGACTGGCGTTGGCGTCCTACAATGCAGGCGATACAGACGGTGCGATCCGTTACTTCAAAAAAGTAGTAACCGACTATGCGTCAGACAAAAAAAATGCACAAAGTGCACTTGACAACCTGGCGGGACTTGTTTCAGAATCCGAGTTTGACAAAATCCTTCGCGACTACCGGAACCAGAATCCCAATATGGATAACAACCTCGCACAATTGGTGTTTAATACAGGGAAAGACCGGTTTTTTGCGATGAATTACAGTTCCGCAGTCGATCAGTTTACGACTTATATCAACGACTATAAAAACGGGCCGGATTACTTCGAATCTCTGATTTTCAGGGCACGCGCGTATCGGGAACTAGGCAAATTTATCTCTGCATTGGACGACTACAAGCAGATATATACAGCGACGACCAGAAATGATTTCTCCAATATCGCACTACTCGAAGCGGCAGAAATCAAATACGAACAAAAAGACTATACACAGAGTCTTCAGCTATACCAGACCCTTGACCTTCAGGCGGGAAAACTTGAAAATAAAGTTCAGGCAAAATTTGGCGTAGCCAAAAACTACCGCGCGCTGGGCGATTACAAGCTTGCGCAGGACGCATTGGTGCAGATCGCCAATAATAACGAAGTCGCAGTTTATTCGAGAACCAAAGCGCAGGTGGAAATCGGGCAGTGCCAATATCTCGCAGGGCAACTTCAGTCGGCAAAAGAGACTTTTGCCAAAGTTGAGCAAGAATTTAAAAATGCCTTTGGTGCTGAAAGCCAGTATATGATCACAAAAATTCTCTTTGATCAGGGCAAACAGTTTCAGGCAAAAGGCCAAAATGACCTTGCCACCGGAAAGTTTGAAGAAGTAAAAGACGCAGCCATTTACATGGCCAACAACTATTCAAGCTTCAACTACGAAA